The following coding sequences are from one Luteimonas sp. S4-F44 window:
- a CDS encoding NTP transferase domain-containing protein, protein MSSAEANAVVGPAAVQRSTAGQAVVVLAAGGSTRLGFPKQLLRRAGEPLVSRAVRLAADTAPDRLVVLLGGYRDAVAAALTSAPGERSRRCRKPRCYDWRQPTLQRDLDTPDDVRQAQADGLLDHDR, encoded by the coding sequence ATGTCCAGTGCCGAAGCGAATGCAGTCGTGGGCCCTGCCGCAGTTCAGCGCAGTACGGCCGGCCAGGCTGTCGTCGTGCTCGCCGCCGGTGGCAGCACGCGGCTGGGTTTTCCCAAGCAACTGCTGCGTCGTGCAGGCGAGCCGCTGGTCTCCCGTGCGGTCCGGCTCGCGGCGGACACCGCGCCCGATCGGCTGGTGGTGCTGCTGGGCGGGTATCGCGATGCGGTCGCCGCCGCCCTGACGTCCGCACCCGGCGAGCGCTCGCGGCGCTGCCGCAAGCCGCGTTGTTACGACTGGAGGCAGCCGACGTTGCAGCGCGATCTCGACACGCCCGACGATGTCCGGCAGGCGCAGGCCGACGGCCTGCTGGACCACGACCGCTGA